From Ostreibacterium oceani, one genomic window encodes:
- a CDS encoding cupin domain-containing protein — protein sequence MKSINLAEKLACFSTHWDPHVVSDYNDNDVMVVKFIGEYPFHKHDTTDDFFYVLEGEMQIDIEGGPSHTVKAGELFVVPKGVVHRPRAENEVKVLLIEPKGEPNSGDSGHEAAPKTRI from the coding sequence ATGAAATCAATAAATCTCGCGGAAAAATTGGCGTGTTTCTCGACACACTGGGATCCACATGTGGTCTCCGATTACAACGACAATGATGTTATGGTAGTCAAGTTTATTGGAGAATACCCATTTCATAAACACGACACCACAGACGACTTTTTCTACGTGCTAGAAGGTGAGATGCAAATAGATATTGAAGGCGGCCCATCCCACACGGTCAAGGCTGGTGAGTTGTTCGTCGTCCCCAAAGGGGTTGTTCATCGCCCGAGAGCTGAAAACGAAGTGAAAGTGTTACTGATTGAGCCAAAAGGAGAACCTAATTCTGGTGATTCAGGTCACGAAGCTGCACCCAAAACTCGTATCTAA